One stretch of Candidatus Eisenbacteria bacterium DNA includes these proteins:
- a CDS encoding lysylphosphatidylglycerol synthase transmembrane domain-containing protein, whose amino-acid sequence MRVNWRLLVGIVISVLALALILKDVSLPGLMQSLAKGNYWWMLPNAAALLLGFWARGVRWHVLLNGRLPTRRAFHILNAGNLLNNVLPLRLGEFAKAYMASRNSSVSVMQALSTVLIERLLDVLTVFAMLLLVLTRVPARSVIVGAAQIAASLAFLAIVGLLAAAAFRERTMSVVRAVSTRLAPRLREQLLTRSDDFLRGASAAGGKGLIAAIAWSIVTWIGFGTSCYVSVLAFAPDASWYVGGFVNCAIVLGLTIPSAPAGAGLFEAAAVAALVVFGIAHDTALACALVLHISTFLVAAVVGVIGLEREGESFKHLAAAAARVANPRRS is encoded by the coding sequence ATGCGGGTGAACTGGCGACTCCTCGTCGGGATCGTCATCAGCGTCCTGGCGCTCGCGCTCATCCTCAAGGACGTCAGCCTTCCCGGCTTGATGCAGAGCCTGGCGAAGGGCAACTACTGGTGGATGTTGCCCAACGCCGCCGCACTCCTGCTGGGATTCTGGGCCCGCGGGGTCCGCTGGCACGTGCTGCTGAACGGGCGTCTGCCGACTCGGCGCGCGTTCCACATCCTGAACGCCGGGAATCTCCTGAACAACGTGCTTCCACTGCGACTCGGGGAGTTCGCCAAGGCGTACATGGCGAGCCGGAACAGCTCCGTGAGCGTCATGCAGGCGCTGTCGACCGTGCTGATCGAGCGCCTGCTCGACGTGTTGACCGTGTTCGCCATGCTGTTGCTCGTTCTGACACGCGTGCCGGCACGGAGCGTCATCGTGGGGGCCGCCCAGATCGCCGCGTCACTCGCGTTCCTGGCCATCGTGGGATTGCTCGCGGCCGCGGCGTTCCGCGAGCGCACCATGTCGGTCGTGCGCGCCGTCTCGACTCGGCTGGCGCCGCGCTTGCGCGAGCAGCTCCTGACCCGCAGCGACGACTTCCTGCGAGGCGCGAGCGCCGCGGGCGGCAAGGGGTTGATCGCGGCGATCGCCTGGTCGATCGTGACATGGATCGGTTTCGGAACGTCCTGCTACGTGAGCGTGCTCGCCTTTGCCCCCGATGCGTCGTGGTACGTCGGAGGCTTCGTCAACTGCGCGATCGTGCTCGGCCTGACGATTCCCTCCGCCCCCGCGGGTGCGGGACTCTTCGAGGCTGCCGCCGTCGCCGCGCTCGTCGTGTTCGGGATCGCGCACGACACCGCACTCGCCTGTGCGCTGGTGCTCCACATCTCGACCTTCCTGGTGGCCGCGGTCGTCGGCGTGATCGGCCTCGAGCGCGAAGGGGAGAGCTTCAAGCACCTGGCCGCCGCCGCGGCCCGGGTAGCCAACCCTCGGCGGTCCTGA
- a CDS encoding right-handed parallel beta-helix repeat-containing protein produces MLCSVWSALLVGISAEARTIVLKADGTGDVPTFQAGVDSLLKMGDGYQRDTLRVLAGYYDEDVNVEHGLSTNPVILCPDGPQATEVRTLEGLTAPYFGYPLPLTISGLQVRGATQLGKYSHRVTLASCRFLDTLTILRIGYYGGDRIIDCEFLGPANIFAAGITIRRCHFVGATARFSLWADFSMSVEDCVFEGGTDTAAVTRPFDVDDVTFSRCVFRDVGTGLVVYGSGGSAIARGARVGDCRFEDIRGAAIDFTYSEPRPFRSSVTGCSFQRCGSAIAGSTEHLLNLDMSADTLTACRRAGIDATFVKASLQGLLIQGGGGPGAILRGGASVAISGCIISGNRGDALSLMLGEYADRSVAMRANTIAGNGGAGIRLSPSVETAPSHFVEIENNLVAGNDAGGIVVEAHYEGHIQYNDAWMNRGGDYVGVLAPSANLVADPQFCDVSADDFQLASHSPCAPSGPYGQIGALGVGCEVMNVPVDVQSRPINLRSNAPVEAAILGDRLFDPHRVDPSTVRLAGVAPSPRGKNSPQLRDVNQDGLADLTLSFDARDLRFEGGEVPLEGRTLDGVPFRGSDVVEVRNTPQASLEEGGIASTRFALSVTQAHGGTGLSLLLDLPSQSPATIEAFDVAGRRVLSRELSAPLSGHHRVQLQERLPSGLYLLRLRQGTAAVVARGVILR; encoded by the coding sequence ATGCTCTGCTCGGTCTGGAGCGCTCTGCTCGTCGGGATCTCTGCAGAAGCACGAACCATCGTGCTTAAGGCGGACGGCACCGGTGACGTGCCGACTTTCCAGGCTGGCGTCGATAGTCTGCTCAAGATGGGCGACGGGTACCAGCGCGACACGCTCCGAGTTCTTGCCGGCTACTACGATGAGGACGTCAACGTCGAGCACGGACTCTCGACCAACCCGGTGATCCTCTGTCCGGATGGTCCACAAGCCACGGAAGTCAGGACCCTCGAGGGACTCACCGCCCCATATTTCGGGTATCCCCTGCCACTGACGATCTCCGGCCTCCAGGTTCGAGGCGCGACTCAACTCGGCAAATACTCCCACCGCGTCACTCTCGCGAGTTGTCGATTTCTCGATACCCTGACCATTCTCAGAATCGGCTATTACGGAGGAGACAGGATCATCGATTGCGAGTTCCTCGGTCCGGCGAACATCTTCGCTGCCGGAATCACCATTCGCCGCTGCCACTTTGTCGGGGCCACCGCACGGTTCTCTCTTTGGGCGGACTTCTCGATGTCCGTGGAGGATTGTGTCTTCGAGGGGGGCACGGACACTGCAGCCGTCACCCGACCATTTGACGTGGATGACGTCACCTTTTCGCGCTGTGTCTTCCGCGACGTGGGTACCGGTCTCGTCGTTTATGGCTCGGGGGGCTCGGCCATTGCGCGTGGAGCGCGAGTGGGCGACTGCCGCTTCGAGGACATCAGGGGCGCGGCGATCGACTTCACCTATTCAGAACCCCGGCCATTCCGGAGCAGCGTCACGGGATGCTCGTTCCAGAGATGTGGCTCGGCGATCGCGGGCTCGACCGAGCATCTGCTCAACCTCGACATGTCGGCAGATACCCTGACCGCCTGCCGAAGGGCGGGCATCGATGCGACCTTCGTCAAGGCGAGCCTCCAGGGTCTACTCATTCAGGGAGGAGGTGGCCCGGGCGCCATCCTGAGGGGTGGGGCTTCCGTCGCGATCAGCGGATGCATCATCAGCGGAAATCGCGGTGACGCGTTGAGCTTGATGCTAGGCGAGTACGCGGATCGGTCCGTTGCCATGCGGGCCAACACGATTGCAGGCAACGGCGGCGCCGGAATCCGGCTGTCTCCAAGTGTCGAGACAGCACCGAGCCATTTCGTGGAAATCGAGAACAACCTCGTCGCTGGCAACGACGCGGGGGGGATCGTGGTCGAGGCGCACTATGAAGGACACATCCAGTACAACGACGCCTGGATGAACCGCGGCGGCGATTACGTGGGTGTACTGGCCCCCAGCGCGAACCTTGTCGCCGATCCGCAGTTCTGCGACGTGTCCGCTGATGACTTCCAGCTCGCATCCCATTCTCCCTGCGCCCCCTCCGGCCCTTACGGACAGATTGGTGCCCTGGGCGTGGGCTGTGAGGTAATGAATGTGCCTGTGGACGTTCAGTCCCGCCCAATCAATCTCCGCTCCAACGCTCCCGTCGAAGCCGCCATCCTCGGGGATCGCCTTTTCGATCCGCACCGGGTAGACCCCTCCACGGTCCGGCTGGCAGGGGTGGCTCCGTCGCCCCGCGGGAAGAACAGCCCACAGCTTAGGGATGTGAACCAAGACGGCCTCGCAGACCTGACGCTGTCCTTTGACGCTCGAGACCTGCGCTTCGAGGGTGGAGAGGTCCCGCTGGAGGGTCGCACCCTCGACGGCGTTCCCTTCCGTGGCTCCGATGTTGTGGAGGTCCGGAACACCCCGCAGGCCTCGCTCGAAGAAGGAGGGATTGCCTCGACCCGGTTTGCGCTTTCCGTGACGCAGGCGCACGGGGGGACAGGACTGAGCCTCCTGCTAGATTTGCCGAGCCAAAGCCCGGCAACAATCGAGGCATTCGACGTAGCGGGAAGGCGGGTGCTGTCGCGAGAGCTTTCAGCACCCCTGTCAGGACACCACCGCGTGCAGCTCCAGGAGCGCTTGCCTTCAGGTCTCTACTTGCTGCGACTGAGGCAGGGGACGGCCGCAGTGGT